The following are encoded together in the Microterricola viridarii genome:
- a CDS encoding ABC transporter permease gives MTWLWANIGLVWQLTLAHIGLSIVPILLGLLASLPLGLLAHRVRPSRGILLALATIAFTIPSLPLFIALPAVLGTGFTSPINVMVGLSLYALALMLRSSADAFDSIDDDVRLSARGMGFSGWQMFWRLELPLAGPVLLAGLRVVSATTVSLVTVGSLVGVTSLGYLFINGFQRNIAAEVVSGIVATLLVAVVFDLVIVACGRALMPWRVRTR, from the coding sequence GTGACCTGGCTCTGGGCCAACATCGGCCTGGTGTGGCAGCTCACTCTGGCCCACATCGGGTTGAGCATTGTGCCCATCCTGCTCGGGCTGCTGGCCTCGCTGCCGCTCGGACTGTTGGCCCACCGTGTGCGCCCCAGTCGCGGCATCCTGCTCGCCCTGGCCACCATCGCCTTCACGATTCCATCACTGCCGCTGTTCATCGCCCTGCCCGCCGTGCTCGGCACCGGGTTCACCAGCCCCATCAACGTCATGGTCGGGCTCAGCCTGTATGCGCTGGCGCTCATGCTGCGCTCCAGCGCCGACGCCTTCGACTCAATCGATGACGATGTGCGCCTTTCTGCGCGCGGCATGGGCTTCTCCGGCTGGCAGATGTTCTGGCGCCTCGAACTCCCGCTGGCCGGGCCGGTGCTACTGGCGGGGCTGCGCGTCGTCTCAGCTACAACGGTGAGCCTCGTCACGGTGGGTTCACTCGTCGGTGTGACCAGTCTCGGCTATCTCTTCATCAACGGCTTCCAGCGCAACATCGCCGCCGAGGTGGTCAGCGGCATCGTGGCCACGCTGCTCGTCGCCGTCGTGTTCGACCTCGTGATCGTCGCCTGCGGGCGCGCTCTGATGCCGTGGCGGGTGAGGACCCGATGA
- a CDS encoding BlaI/MecI/CopY family transcriptional regulator, whose translation MNTLGVLERSIMNALWDASEGLSAPELGDRLLNANAEAPRKEHAKTTLLTVLSRLEAKGFVARSRVERPHRYFAVNSREEHTANLMHQVLELAPDRDAALARFVGQVSASEAETLRELLGSRTPS comes from the coding sequence ATGAACACGCTCGGAGTCCTGGAAAGATCGATCATGAACGCCCTCTGGGACGCTTCTGAGGGCCTGTCCGCACCCGAGCTCGGCGATCGTTTGCTCAACGCTAACGCCGAGGCGCCGCGGAAGGAACATGCCAAGACGACTCTTCTGACCGTGCTCTCCCGTCTGGAGGCGAAGGGCTTCGTCGCCCGCAGCCGCGTCGAGCGCCCGCACCGCTACTTCGCGGTGAATTCACGCGAGGAGCACACGGCGAATCTGATGCATCAGGTGCTCGAGCTCGCGCCAGACCGCGATGCCGCCCTGGCCCGCTTCGTCGGCCAGGTCAGCGCCAGCGAGGCAGAGACGCTGCGCGAGCTGCTCGGCTCACGCACCCCCAGCTAA
- a CDS encoding M56 family metallopeptidase, translating to MLIASLVLAVLAVALAWPIPLALSAARWPSRAPGIALALWQAIALGGGLAMIGALLTFGLAPLNGELGGIRGLLASLTSGPIPADFGVLNIVALGGAVLLGGHLLLNLISTTLQTERSRRRHRAAVELLSSPLPEQPGTRVLDHPTPIAYCVPGVHTVTVLSGGLIELLEPAELDAVLAHERTHLRQFHHLVLLAFRAWHAALPWFPMANRAENAVGLLVEMLADDDARQEADALTLARAIALVGTAQPSASGELQAGTEPRSAGLLGAGQAGSMPMPADAARTPLGQRVARLLQPEPPLPPLARLLALTAAAITVTMPSAVLLSVALGVGPALA from the coding sequence GTGCTCATCGCTTCGCTCGTTCTCGCCGTGCTCGCCGTGGCGTTGGCCTGGCCAATCCCGCTCGCCCTCTCTGCGGCGCGCTGGCCCTCCCGCGCACCCGGAATCGCCCTCGCTCTGTGGCAGGCGATCGCGCTCGGCGGCGGGCTGGCCATGATCGGCGCGCTGCTCACCTTCGGCCTCGCCCCGCTGAACGGTGAGCTCGGCGGCATCCGCGGGCTGTTGGCCAGCCTCACCAGCGGGCCGATTCCCGCGGATTTCGGGGTGCTCAACATCGTCGCTCTCGGCGGGGCCGTGCTGCTCGGAGGCCACCTGCTGCTCAATCTGATCAGCACCACGTTGCAGACGGAGCGGAGCCGGCGCCGACACCGCGCGGCGGTCGAACTGCTGAGCTCCCCCCTGCCCGAACAGCCGGGCACCCGGGTGCTGGACCACCCCACGCCGATCGCGTACTGCGTGCCCGGCGTGCACACCGTCACGGTGCTCTCCGGCGGGCTGATCGAGCTGCTCGAGCCGGCAGAGCTCGACGCGGTGCTCGCCCACGAGCGCACCCACCTGCGCCAGTTCCACCACCTCGTGCTGCTCGCATTCCGCGCCTGGCATGCGGCTCTGCCCTGGTTCCCGATGGCGAACCGGGCCGAGAACGCCGTCGGCCTGCTGGTCGAGATGCTGGCAGACGACGACGCCAGGCAGGAGGCCGATGCGCTCACGCTCGCCCGCGCCATCGCCCTGGTCGGCACCGCGCAGCCAAGCGCCAGCGGCGAGCTGCAGGCAGGCACCGAGCCGCGCTCCGCCGGGCTCCTGGGCGCAGGCCAGGCGGGTTCCATGCCGATGCCGGCGGATGCCGCGCGCACCCCGCTCGGCCAGCGGGTCGCCCGGCTGCTGCAGCCGGAGCCGCCGCTGCCGCCGCTGGCCCGCCTGCTCGCGCTGACCGCTGCCGCCATCACCGTCACGATGCCGTCCGCCGTGCTGCTGAGCGTCGCGCTCGGTGTCGGCCCGGCGCTCGCCTAA
- a CDS encoding ABC transporter substrate-binding protein: MVLALGACASGNPLNAATPSNGGTAGSDTIVVGSQQYYSNEIIAEIYSQALEANGFTVQRDFNIGQRDAYLPALESGQVDLFPEYTGNLLQFYKPDTTARTSDDVYAALGSALPSGLRVLDQAEATDQDSYVVTKTFADANKLVSIGDLATVTTPLTLGGNSELATRPYGPDGLKSVYGVTVGFTPIEDSGGPLTQKALLDGTVQIVNIYSADPNIKANDLVTLTDPKGLFLASHVVPLAGPGVSDAAAAVINKVQGALTAADLVAMNAQSVNDQLAAPVIATQWLNEKKLF, encoded by the coding sequence GTGGTGCTCGCGCTCGGTGCCTGCGCCAGCGGCAACCCCTTGAACGCTGCCACGCCGAGCAACGGGGGCACGGCGGGATCAGACACCATCGTCGTCGGATCGCAGCAGTACTACTCCAACGAGATCATCGCCGAAATCTACTCGCAGGCGCTGGAGGCCAACGGCTTCACTGTGCAGCGTGACTTCAACATCGGCCAGCGCGACGCCTACCTGCCGGCGCTGGAGAGCGGTCAGGTCGACCTGTTCCCCGAGTACACCGGCAACCTGCTGCAGTTCTACAAGCCGGACACCACGGCGCGCACCAGTGACGACGTGTACGCGGCGCTCGGCTCGGCTCTGCCGAGCGGGCTGCGGGTGCTCGACCAGGCCGAGGCCACCGACCAGGACTCCTACGTCGTGACGAAGACCTTCGCCGACGCCAACAAGCTGGTCTCCATCGGCGACCTGGCCACGGTGACCACCCCGCTCACTCTCGGCGGCAACTCAGAGCTCGCGACGCGGCCGTATGGGCCCGACGGCCTGAAGTCGGTGTACGGCGTGACTGTCGGCTTCACCCCGATCGAAGACAGCGGCGGACCGCTCACCCAGAAGGCGTTGCTCGACGGCACGGTGCAGATCGTCAACATCTACAGCGCCGACCCGAACATCAAGGCCAACGACCTGGTGACACTCACCGACCCCAAGGGCCTCTTCCTGGCGTCGCACGTCGTGCCCCTGGCTGGCCCTGGCGTCTCGGATGCCGCGGCCGCTGTGATCAACAAGGTGCAGGGCGCGCTGACCGCCGCCGACCTGGTGGCGATGAACGCGCAGAGCGTGAACGACCAGCTGGCGGCTCCGGTGATCGCCACCCAGTGGCTGAACGAGAAGAAGCTCTTCTAG
- a CDS encoding DedA family protein, which translates to MNEFLDWLLNTVQSVDPALRTLLAGIGIMLETSILVGLVVPGDTIVIVASTAVSTPLEYWALVAAVVVGALTGESIGFALGRWFGPHIRRSRLGQKVGDHNWARAERYLARRGGVAVFVSRFLPVLHSLIPLTVGMSKMRYRTFMAWTVPACVIWAFAYVSVGSAAAGSYRELSRQLHFAGYIFVGIIVVFLALVVLGKKLLERHEAKHMDAPVDADPEAEA; encoded by the coding sequence GTGAATGAGTTTCTCGACTGGCTGTTGAACACCGTGCAAAGCGTCGACCCGGCACTGCGCACCCTGTTGGCCGGGATCGGCATCATGCTCGAGACCTCGATCCTCGTCGGTCTCGTCGTGCCAGGCGACACGATCGTCATCGTGGCCAGTACAGCCGTCTCCACGCCACTTGAGTATTGGGCGCTCGTGGCCGCCGTGGTCGTGGGAGCCCTGACGGGCGAGAGCATCGGCTTCGCCCTCGGCCGCTGGTTCGGCCCGCACATCCGCCGCAGCCGGCTCGGCCAGAAGGTCGGCGACCACAACTGGGCGCGCGCGGAACGCTACCTGGCGCGCCGCGGCGGCGTCGCCGTGTTCGTCTCCCGGTTCCTGCCGGTGCTGCACTCCCTGATCCCGCTCACGGTCGGCATGAGCAAGATGCGCTACCGCACCTTCATGGCCTGGACGGTGCCGGCGTGCGTGATCTGGGCATTCGCCTACGTCAGCGTCGGATCGGCGGCGGCAGGAAGCTACCGCGAGCTGTCACGCCAGCTGCACTTCGCCGGCTATATCTTCGTTGGCATCATCGTGGTGTTCCTGGCGCTCGTGGTGCTCGGCAAGAAGTTGCTCGAGCGCCACGAGGCCAAGCACATGGACGCGCCCGTAGACGCGGATCCCGAAGCCGAAGCCTAG
- the cydB gene encoding cytochrome d ubiquinol oxidase subunit II, with protein sequence MDLGILWFWIVAGLFIGYFILDGFDFGVGMTLPFLGKDDLDRRVLINTIGPVWDLNETWVIVAGACLFAAFPEWYATLFSGFYLALLLILLALIARGVSFEYRHQRPESRWKKWFDGMIIVGSVVPALLWGVAFANIVQGVAIDADFNYTGTLFDLLNPYALLGGLTTLMLFFTHGAIFVSLKTDGEIRERARKLATKAGVVTIVIAASFLVWTAFIAEFKVAYLVLAALAAVCLIGAWLFNLRGSEGVSFALMAATIALAVLSLFTALFPNVMPSTTDVANSLTIANASSSEYTLTVMSWTALIFLPLILLYQGWTYWVFRKRVSRATIEAATGVAAHAA encoded by the coding sequence ATGGATCTTGGCATTCTCTGGTTCTGGATCGTTGCCGGTCTCTTCATCGGCTACTTCATCCTGGACGGCTTCGACTTCGGCGTCGGCATGACGCTGCCCTTCCTGGGCAAGGACGATCTCGATCGTCGTGTGCTCATCAACACCATCGGCCCCGTCTGGGACCTCAATGAGACCTGGGTGATCGTCGCAGGCGCCTGCCTGTTCGCGGCCTTCCCGGAGTGGTACGCCACCCTGTTCAGCGGCTTCTACCTGGCGCTGCTGCTCATTCTGCTGGCCCTGATCGCCCGCGGTGTCTCGTTCGAGTACCGGCACCAGCGGCCGGAGTCGCGCTGGAAGAAGTGGTTCGACGGCATGATCATCGTCGGCTCCGTCGTGCCGGCGCTGCTCTGGGGTGTCGCCTTCGCCAACATCGTGCAGGGCGTCGCGATCGATGCTGACTTCAACTACACGGGCACGCTGTTCGACCTGTTGAACCCGTACGCGCTGCTCGGCGGCCTCACCACCCTGATGCTGTTCTTCACCCACGGCGCGATCTTCGTCTCGCTGAAGACGGACGGCGAGATCCGAGAGCGCGCACGCAAGCTCGCCACCAAGGCCGGCGTCGTGACGATCGTGATCGCGGCATCGTTCCTGGTGTGGACGGCGTTCATCGCCGAGTTCAAGGTGGCCTACCTGGTGCTAGCGGCACTGGCCGCGGTCTGCCTGATCGGCGCCTGGCTGTTCAACCTGCGCGGCTCTGAGGGTGTCTCCTTCGCCCTGATGGCGGCGACGATCGCCCTCGCGGTGCTGTCGCTGTTCACGGCGCTGTTCCCGAACGTCATGCCCTCGACCACCGACGTGGCCAACAGCCTGACGATCGCCAACGCCTCCAGCTCCGAGTACACGCTGACGGTGATGAGCTGGACGGCGCTGATCTTCCTGCCGCTGATCCTGCTCTACCAGGGCTGGACCTACTGGGTGTTCCGCAAGCGCGTCAGCCGGGCCACGATCGAGGCGGCCACGGGCGTCGCCGCCCACGCGGCGTGA
- a CDS encoding ABC transporter permease: MNLFLAAIAWIFNPALQSAPGALPQRILEHLGYTFGATAIAALIAVPLGYYIGHTGRGREIAVAFTGGMRALPSLGVLILIALGLGIGFEAPLLTFVLLAIPPVLSGAYSGLQAIDRRVIEAATAMGMTPLQVLVRVEIPLGLPLLIGGLRAGILQVVATATLAAYVSGGALGGYIFLGIATRNYTEMLGASIVITVLALVLEAVFALIQKFVTPRGVSVLSGRINRAGTPRTRGPLTQQSKGLSHERQHVSHVPD; the protein is encoded by the coding sequence ATGAACCTCTTCCTTGCCGCCATCGCGTGGATCTTCAATCCAGCGCTGCAGAGTGCGCCCGGAGCGCTGCCGCAGCGCATCCTCGAGCACCTCGGCTACACCTTCGGCGCCACCGCGATCGCCGCGCTGATCGCCGTGCCGCTCGGCTACTACATCGGGCACACGGGGCGAGGGCGTGAGATCGCCGTGGCCTTCACCGGCGGCATGCGCGCCCTGCCGAGCCTCGGTGTGTTGATCCTGATCGCCCTCGGGCTGGGCATCGGCTTCGAGGCGCCGCTGCTGACCTTTGTGCTGCTGGCGATCCCGCCGGTGCTCAGCGGCGCCTACTCCGGGTTGCAGGCCATCGACCGTCGGGTGATCGAGGCCGCAACGGCGATGGGGATGACGCCGCTGCAGGTTTTGGTGCGGGTGGAGATCCCGCTGGGCCTGCCACTGCTCATCGGCGGCCTCCGCGCCGGCATCCTGCAGGTCGTCGCCACGGCGACGCTGGCCGCCTATGTGAGCGGCGGGGCGCTCGGCGGCTACATCTTCCTCGGCATCGCCACCCGCAATTACACCGAGATGCTCGGCGCATCCATCGTCATCACGGTGCTCGCCCTCGTGCTCGAGGCGGTGTTCGCGTTGATACAAAAATTCGTCACACCGCGCGGAGTGTCGGTGTTGAGTGGCAGAATCAACCGAGCGGGCACCCCTCGAACGCGGGGGCCGCTCACTCAACAGAGCAAAGGACTCTCGCATGAACGTCAACACGTCTCACACGTCCCCGACTGA
- a CDS encoding cytochrome ubiquinol oxidase subunit I, with protein MNEILDPLALARWQFGLTTIYHFLFVPITIGMVTVTAVFQTAWYRTGHVKYLQLTKFFGQIFLINFAMGVVTGIVQEFQFGMNWSDYSRFVGDVFGAPLALEGLLAFFFEATFIGLWIFGWDKLPRKIHLLTIWATAFGSIVSAYFIIAANSFMQNPVAYQMNEEKGRAELTNIWELLTNPVALAAFPHTIFASFMVAAGLVITVSAWHLARNQHLETMRPALKFGLWVMIGAGILTTLTGDQLSLAMVATQPMKMAAAEATYQTVCGAQASFSLFTLGTPDGTSELFSIRVPYLLSLLSTHTFDGCVEGINDLQTQYTAAFGPGDYAPTIWITYWAFRWMIGLGMLHVLVAVVGLWLTRGGRLPKNKWVWKAAIWSFPLSLAAMIVGWIFAEMGRQPWLVFSLLKTEDGVSPGVTGLEVLISIVAFTLIYGILAVVEFKLIKKVAQKGPADAPEPHPETGLIEPSTTVY; from the coding sequence TTGAACGAGATCTTGGACCCGTTGGCGCTTGCGCGCTGGCAATTCGGCCTCACCACGATCTATCACTTCTTATTCGTGCCGATCACCATCGGTATGGTCACCGTGACCGCGGTCTTCCAGACCGCGTGGTACCGAACGGGTCACGTCAAGTACCTGCAGCTGACCAAGTTCTTCGGCCAGATCTTCCTGATCAACTTCGCCATGGGTGTCGTCACCGGTATCGTGCAGGAGTTCCAGTTCGGCATGAACTGGTCGGACTACTCCCGCTTCGTCGGTGACGTGTTCGGCGCCCCGCTGGCGCTGGAGGGCCTGCTCGCCTTCTTCTTCGAGGCCACCTTCATCGGGCTCTGGATCTTCGGCTGGGACAAGCTCCCGCGCAAGATCCACCTGCTGACCATCTGGGCGACGGCCTTCGGCTCCATCGTCTCGGCCTACTTCATCATTGCCGCGAACTCGTTCATGCAGAACCCGGTCGCCTACCAGATGAATGAGGAGAAGGGGCGCGCAGAACTCACCAACATCTGGGAGCTGCTGACCAACCCCGTCGCGTTGGCGGCCTTCCCGCACACCATCTTCGCCAGCTTCATGGTGGCCGCCGGCCTCGTCATCACGGTCTCCGCCTGGCACCTGGCGCGCAATCAGCACCTCGAGACGATGCGCCCAGCGCTCAAGTTCGGCCTCTGGGTGATGATTGGCGCCGGCATCCTGACGACGCTCACGGGCGACCAGCTCAGCCTCGCCATGGTGGCAACGCAGCCGATGAAGATGGCCGCGGCAGAGGCGACGTATCAAACCGTGTGCGGCGCTCAAGCCTCGTTCTCGCTGTTCACCCTCGGCACACCCGACGGCACGAGCGAGCTGTTCTCCATTCGCGTGCCGTACCTGCTCTCGCTGCTGTCGACGCACACCTTCGATGGCTGTGTTGAGGGTATCAACGACCTGCAGACCCAGTACACCGCTGCGTTCGGCCCCGGCGACTACGCCCCCACCATCTGGATCACCTACTGGGCGTTCCGTTGGATGATCGGCCTCGGCATGCTGCACGTTCTCGTCGCCGTCGTCGGCCTCTGGCTCACCCGTGGTGGCCGTCTGCCGAAGAACAAGTGGGTCTGGAAGGCCGCGATCTGGTCGTTCCCGCTCTCGCTCGCCGCCATGATCGTCGGCTGGATCTTCGCCGAGATGGGCAGGCAGCCCTGGCTCGTGTTCAGCCTGCTGAAGACCGAGGACGGCGTCTCGCCCGGCGTCACCGGACTTGAGGTGCTGATCTCGATCGTCGCCTTCACGCTGATCTACGGCATCCTCGCGGTCGTCGAGTTCAAGCTCATCAAGAAGGTCGCCCAGAAGGGCCCGGCAGACGCGCCGGAGCCGCACCCGGAGACCGGCCTCATTGAACCGTCAACAACGGTCTACTAG
- a CDS encoding TetR/AcrR family transcriptional regulator — protein sequence MPLAKLAGVGDLGAGRAVRTEPIQQRSAERLDALLDSAAYVVDQVGFDRITTAMIADHAGASIGTVYRYFPDRVAVLSALRDRSMMRFRARVAFDIQDSSPQNWWQAVDLAISAFVDLYRTEPGFHIVHFTERQSVAGGPAAHTDEDPEVVAHAGEDSFPVRLAAVLSEEFGLDGGPELLFRLEVAIEIADGLLSRAFRDDPDGDSRFIAECRSVAHGYLVSYYGGPEKD from the coding sequence GTGCCGTTAGCTAAATTGGCCGGAGTGGGCGACCTCGGTGCCGGACGCGCAGTGCGAACCGAGCCGATCCAGCAGCGCAGCGCCGAAAGGCTCGACGCACTGCTGGATTCCGCCGCCTATGTGGTCGACCAAGTCGGTTTCGACAGGATCACGACCGCCATGATCGCTGATCATGCTGGTGCATCCATCGGCACCGTCTACCGCTATTTCCCCGACCGCGTCGCGGTGCTCTCTGCGCTGCGTGACCGGTCGATGATGCGATTCCGGGCACGCGTCGCGTTCGACATCCAAGATTCTTCCCCCCAGAACTGGTGGCAGGCCGTCGACCTGGCCATCAGCGCCTTCGTCGACCTGTACCGCACGGAGCCCGGATTCCACATCGTGCACTTCACCGAGCGCCAGAGCGTGGCTGGCGGCCCCGCCGCCCACACCGACGAGGATCCCGAAGTCGTGGCCCACGCCGGCGAAGATTCCTTCCCCGTTCGCCTGGCCGCCGTCTTGAGCGAGGAGTTCGGCCTCGACGGTGGGCCGGAGCTGCTGTTCCGGCTCGAGGTCGCCATCGAGATCGCCGATGGGCTGCTCTCCCGCGCGTTCCGGGACGACCCGGACGGAGACAGCCGGTTCATTGCGGAATGCCGATCGGTGGCGCATGGTTATCTGGTGTCGTACTACGGCGGTCCCGAGAAGGACTAG
- the cydD gene encoding thiol reductant ABC exporter subunit CydD, whose amino-acid sequence MSQTDTETRGARASRAPIDPRLLRRARAMRGFLALGGLLGLLQTASIIGFAWFVSVLVTGAIDGQSVAELSGSFAALAAMVLLRAFTVWAMDAAAAAGAARVKSQLRVSVLAGIRKLGPSWTAQRGSAATATLVGPGLDALDGYFGKYLPQLILTAIATPLLVIAIFLNDWLSALIVAIALPVIPLFMVLIGMATQAVQRKQWDALQHLSGSFLDVVGGLATLKIFGRERRQLTRIRTVTESYRSETMKVLRLSFLSGFVLELAGSLSVALIAVTIGLRLLDGDLTLGVGLFVLILAPEVFLPVRNVGAQYHAAAEGVTAAADVFDVLEQAEALPKQQTAAAASTAAPSTAVAAARGGTLRLQDLSVHRGDRLIVDRFSAEFEPGTLSVLAGPSGAGKSTILAALLGFVPFDGTVSLGGLHALRRDDVAWSGQNPALGSGSVAENVALGGRLAPGSAERAELLERSMRLAVASGIDPELTLGVGGAGLSGGQAQRVGLARAFYRWQERSTPVLLLDEPSSALDAETEARLLGSLREAADAGAIVIVVSHRQAVLAGADRIVWLETVHVD is encoded by the coding sequence GTGAGTCAGACCGACACCGAGACACGGGGCGCGCGGGCATCGCGCGCCCCCATCGACCCGCGCCTGCTTCGGCGGGCGCGGGCGATGCGCGGTTTCCTGGCACTCGGCGGCCTGCTCGGACTGCTCCAAACGGCGTCCATCATCGGCTTCGCCTGGTTCGTCTCCGTGCTGGTGACCGGCGCCATCGACGGCCAGAGCGTCGCCGAGCTCTCCGGATCCTTCGCCGCGCTGGCGGCGATGGTGTTGCTCCGGGCCTTCACGGTCTGGGCGATGGATGCCGCGGCGGCGGCAGGAGCCGCCCGGGTGAAGAGCCAGCTGCGGGTTTCGGTGCTCGCCGGCATCCGCAAGCTCGGCCCGTCTTGGACTGCGCAGCGGGGGAGCGCGGCCACCGCGACCCTCGTCGGCCCGGGGCTCGACGCGCTTGACGGCTACTTCGGGAAGTACCTTCCGCAGTTGATCCTGACGGCGATCGCGACGCCGCTGCTCGTGATCGCGATCTTCCTGAATGACTGGCTGAGTGCGCTGATCGTCGCCATCGCTCTGCCGGTCATTCCCCTGTTCATGGTGCTGATCGGCATGGCCACCCAAGCTGTGCAGCGTAAGCAGTGGGATGCCCTGCAACACCTGAGTGGCAGCTTCCTCGACGTCGTCGGGGGCCTCGCCACCCTCAAGATTTTCGGCCGTGAGCGCCGCCAGCTCACCCGCATCCGCACGGTGACAGAGAGCTACCGCTCCGAAACAATGAAGGTGCTTCGCCTTTCCTTCCTCAGTGGCTTCGTGCTCGAACTGGCCGGCAGCCTCTCGGTTGCGCTCATCGCCGTGACGATCGGACTGCGCCTGCTCGACGGCGACCTGACGCTCGGTGTCGGACTGTTCGTGCTGATCCTCGCGCCTGAGGTGTTCCTGCCCGTGCGCAACGTCGGCGCTCAGTACCACGCCGCTGCGGAGGGCGTCACGGCTGCGGCCGACGTCTTCGACGTGCTCGAGCAGGCCGAGGCCCTCCCCAAGCAGCAGACGGCTGCCGCCGCCTCAACGGCCGCCCCGAGCACTGCTGTGGCGGCTGCGCGCGGCGGCACCCTGCGCCTGCAGGATCTCAGCGTGCACCGCGGCGACCGGCTGATCGTCGACCGGTTCTCGGCTGAGTTCGAGCCGGGCACCCTGTCGGTGCTGGCCGGGCCGAGCGGCGCGGGCAAGTCCACCATCCTGGCGGCCCTGCTCGGCTTCGTGCCCTTCGACGGCACGGTCAGTCTCGGCGGCCTCCACGCGCTTCGCCGCGACGACGTGGCCTGGTCAGGGCAGAACCCGGCGCTCGGCAGTGGGAGCGTGGCCGAGAACGTCGCGCTCGGCGGAAGGCTCGCACCCGGCAGCGCGGAGCGCGCCGAGCTGCTCGAACGCAGCATGCGCCTCGCCGTGGCATCCGGGATCGACCCCGAACTGACGCTCGGCGTCGGCGGGGCAGGGCTCTCGGGCGGGCAGGCGCAGCGCGTCGGCCTGGCCCGCGCCTTCTACCGGTGGCAGGAGCGCAGCACGCCTGTGCTGTTGCTTGACGAGCCCAGCTCGGCGCTCGACGCCGAGACGGAGGCGCGCCTGCTCGGCTCGCTCCGTGAGGCCGCCGACGCCGGCGCAATCGTGATCGTTGTGAGCCATCGGCAGGCCGTATTGGCCGGCGCCGATCGGATCGTGTGGCTGGAGACCGTGCATGTTGATTGA
- a CDS encoding ABC transporter ATP-binding protein, producing the protein MIEFRSVGKTFEDGTVAVRDFSLVLPSHSTTVLLGSSGSGKTTLLRMINRMVDPTSGKVLIDGADVAEQKPVALRRRIGYVMQNSGLLPHRTVIDNVATVPVLSGVSKREAKGRALELLDTVGLDRSLASRYPSQLSGGQQQRVGVARGLAADPNILLMDEPFGAVDPLVRAELQQELLRLQAELGKTVVFVTHDVDEAFLLGDQIVLLREGGEIAQQGTPAEILASPADDFVAGFIGADRGNRLLRVHEIDGIRVVVDAHGRPAGVLEQ; encoded by the coding sequence ATGATCGAGTTTCGCTCTGTCGGTAAAACCTTCGAGGATGGCACTGTCGCCGTCCGTGATTTCAGCTTGGTGCTGCCCTCGCACAGCACCACCGTGCTGCTCGGATCCTCCGGGTCGGGAAAGACCACCCTGCTGCGCATGATCAACCGCATGGTCGACCCGACATCCGGCAAGGTCTTGATCGATGGGGCGGATGTCGCCGAGCAGAAGCCGGTGGCCCTGCGCCGCCGCATCGGCTACGTCATGCAGAACTCCGGCCTGCTGCCGCACCGCACCGTGATCGACAACGTCGCCACCGTGCCGGTGCTCAGCGGGGTGAGCAAACGGGAGGCCAAGGGGCGGGCGCTGGAGCTGTTGGACACGGTCGGGCTCGACCGGTCTCTGGCCTCTCGCTACCCCAGCCAGCTCTCCGGCGGGCAGCAGCAGCGTGTCGGCGTCGCCCGTGGGCTCGCCGCCGACCCCAACATCCTGCTCATGGACGAACCGTTCGGCGCCGTCGACCCGCTTGTGCGCGCCGAACTGCAGCAAGAACTGCTCCGGCTGCAGGCCGAACTTGGCAAGACCGTCGTCTTCGTCACCCACGACGTCGACGAGGCGTTCCTGCTCGGCGATCAGATCGTGCTCCTGCGCGAGGGCGGCGAGATCGCCCAGCAGGGCACCCCGGCCGAGATCCTGGCCAGCCCGGCGGATGACTTCGTCGCCGGCTTCATCGGCGCCGACCGCGGCAACCGCCTGCTGCGGGTGCACGAGATCGACGGCATCCGGGTCGTCGTCGATGCGCACGGACGCCCCGCCGGGGTGCTCGAGCAGTGA